The Cuculus canorus isolate bCucCan1 chromosome 6, bCucCan1.pri, whole genome shotgun sequence genomic interval GAAAACGAATTGTCTGCAATTCAGATACAGATCATTGCTTCACTGTCCCCGTTCtgaagtttatatttttatccATCTCTGACCAGTTTTACTCAAAAATGatcttttatgcttttcttgATAGCTCTACGTTAACCTAATGTTCAGTAATCTGTAAAGCTTGTACTATATCATCAAAACAACAGCAATGTCTTTGTACCATAAAAGCCATGGGTTACAATCAATTTTATGTCACAGCTATCGTCCCGATATAGTTATAAAGCTCTGCTCTAAACTAGATTGCCATGATTTCTGGGACACCTTCTTTTGAAAGCCCATCTACTAGAAGTGACAAGTTTAATACTGATAGTTATTTACCCAAATTAAAGCTACATATTGTTAATCGCCTAAATGAGCATTAGGATACCTGCTTTTTTGGGAAGCCAGCTGGCAGTCCTTCTAAAGGAACTGGAAGTCTGCTCAGCTGGAGAGTCTACAAAAGAATTCTTGCTTGGCTGAGACTTTCTTTAAAGCTCTGCTCTACTGCTACCACAGCTGTGCTCCCGTTATGTGGCCAGACCTTGCTTACCTAGAGGAGTTAGAAGGTTACAATCTTGTTTCACATGAGGAGTTTGGATGAGAGGTAGTTCAGGATCATGTCAACTTCTTACAGAATAGTATTGATACAATGGGAGGAGAAAGCAGTCGTTTAAGTCTGCTTAAAAGAAGtcttagaagaaagaaataaaaatcacctCCTCACCCCATTCCTTGTCTCATTATGCTATTGTGTCCCACAATGCCTCAGTTAAAATACgatttctttcttcaggctGCTGCTAGTACCCTAATGTGATGTCTCCAATTCCAGGTCCTGCTTGTTCCAAGGCACTGGTGGCACTATGTGGAATCCATTGATCCCATAACTGTCAGCATAAACTCTTGGATTGAActggtattttcctttttatgtcgATGTAGCACTTCCCTGTCTGCATGAACTTTTGTCCCTTGCCTGCCAAGTTCAGCCCTATTGGGTATGCCATATTCAGAcggtggggaggggagagccCGTGTGGATATGctgtttttcctgaagaacCTTCCAAAGTTCCAGATCTGAAGTCCCAATTCAGCAGAAATCACATGCAAGTTTACCTCAattaggcaaaaaaataaacacaagctAAACTTCTCATATCCTATTTCTTACAGATATTCAGCTTTGTGCTGAACAGAGGATGACAAAACATCAACTTCACCTCAAGCACATGATTACACGCAAAGCTAAATTAGAATTTAAATCAGATTAACGCGATAGGAAGGGAGTGGAAGAGGatttttgaattttcatttctctgtgatAAGTTTTGATTTGCCTGGAGTTGGATTTTCTCAAgtatttgattaattttcttttccccaggcttAGATTTTTTCTTGCCCATGTTAACTAGTATGTATGGGAGGGTTCGAGGGATAACTTCTCAGTGCTCCAAAAGGTTTTCTGATTCAAATTACTTTATCATTAATCCTGGcttaatataaaaagaaaaaaaaacctttgaaatgGCCTGTGAATACTGCCTCACTAAAAtagttattgctttttttttttttttaaaacctttattAGCCTGGAAGTCTGCAGGGGGATGAACACATacgttcagctgctgttgaaagACCACACGATATATTTCTCATACCAACATCAAACCAAGCATTTCTGGAGTAGAGGAACTCACTTGTGTGTTTCCCTCATGGAGAAATTCTCTAGATGAGACTATTTATTGAGAAAGAATAGCAAGCCCACAGCCCATAGCAGCCTGTCATATAGCCCTGAGCACAGTCAGGCTGTGTCCAGTGCCAGAGAAAGCACCAGCGATGTTGTAGAGCAGCATTTTAAGCCTGCCTTAAATTTGAGCAGCCTTTAAAGTAATCCAGAGGAACTGGCTATGTGCCCTGTGCACATAGACCCCAATGTCAACACACACACTTGCATCGTAAGCTGTGCATCACAAATTGTCCCCATCTGGAGGAGCAGGTCAAGATTGTGTCGGTTGTGCCAGGCTGGTAACTCCCATGTGGCTGGGTGGTGCGTTAGCTGTAGCATTTCTAGCTATTCTTCTGTGCTGCcagattaaatatatatatatttatatatatatagtggaGCTAAACTGCATGGCCTTTCTAGTCATAAAGTTCTTGCACAAGTCACCAAGGTCCTGTTTGGTGGCAGCAAGAGTGAGTAGTTGTGTATGGCATCATGAGCAGAGGAGTGTTTGCAAGGTCTTGCTAGTGAAGAGCACACacacctccccctccccagatACCAAAAGCTGCTGGAAACAAGCGCAGTTTTTACATCCCAGGGAAAGTTCCTTACAGAAGTTATCCCTGCAGCTGATGATGGCAGCTCTGGTAGGTGCTGGGCAATCcagctatgaaaataaattctgactTGGGTTCTAAAAGACAATACTGAGAACATTTCCATTACCAAATCAAGCAGTTCTTCATTGCAGCTGTTACCAGCTGCTTTCATATTGACAGATGTGAATCATGCCAACACTTATAGATCTAGTGAAACCACCAATTATACTGGCAAGACTTCAGAGTAGAAGTTTAATTTGGTTTTAGCTGGATGTTAGCTACTCAAACATACGTAGCAACATGTGATGTTGCTTCCTGACATACCCTCATGCAATCAGTACAACTCTGTTACTCAGCAGACCAGAATGAATGCCAGGAGTGATACACCTTAAATAATTTCCGCATGTAGATATTAAACTCTCTTTTGGGGGGTTGTTATACGAAGCCATTAATAAGCCAAGCATCCAAAGCCACAAAGTGCTAAGAGCGCTTCCCCCACTTCTCTCCCAAATCTTGCTCAGGGTTCCAGGATGCATTACTGCCTTTATTACTCATACTAGCAAGATGCGTGGTTTGCTTGACATGCTCCCTGAAGCCATAATTAGGCAGCTCAGGCTATGGATTAACTAGGttacattttccttccaaaacttGTATGCCTAAGCATCTAAATGATAGAAAAACTTATGTATCTACTCCTAGGCACTTgtcattgaaataaataaaccacCCATCTTGTTTGGGAAGTCTTACCGTCTCGTTCCACGTACCCTTCTCTTCCATATACAAGAAACTCAGTTAAGTGGCAAAGAAAGCTAATAAAGATCCTATAAAGTTTTGTTCTACTATCCTAAGCTAGCCAGTACCCAGCTGCACAGGGGTTGATGCAGGGAGTGACGGCGTAAAACAGAGACAGTTACTAACTTTGTTTTTCGTTTTGCAGGAGAGCTTTCaaaggaaacatatttttccttctgctgatgCTTAAAGCTGAAGCAGTATATCAGCTACTGCTGgatgataaaatatttcctgaatttCTTCAAGACTCACTTTCGTGCCTCTGTAGCCACCAGATAATTATTGCCTCTCTGTaacattttgtgtgttttaagtACTTAAATTAGACACGATATGTAGATATATAAAATTTGCTACGTACCTCCATGGTCCTTCTAGTCCTAAAGAGCTATATAAATGCCTACGTTAATTAAATGCTAACAGTGCATTGTAATTAAGCACCAGATTCAATTAACAGAACACTAATTAGGGAAAAGATTAGATACACACTCTAGAATATAGTTTTTGCAAATCCTTTAGGCAAGTAGCCACACCAAAGCGTGTGCTGTTACTCATGTGGGGAACTGTGCGTGTGAGTAGGAGCATCGAAAGTCTGGAGCCTTTCACTGACTTTACATAAATGAATATGGCTTTCAAACTAAGGCTGTCCCTTTAGTTCTTCCCAACatcttccagctttctgcagagACCCAATTGCTAACCTCTCTCCAAACACTTTCTGTTCCCTTGAGGCAGGATGCAGATCATGAAGCCCGTGTAGAAGAAGCAATAACTCGAATGCTGGTATGCGCtataaaatcagcagaaaatcCCAGTGATGGAGATTGCTGGCTAAATCCCACAGAGGTAAGTCCCCTCTTGCTCCCATTACAGCAGTTATAACAGAGAATTACTGACATTTTGCTTAGCTCCCCCTGAGTCTTTCTGCTgcctgaggaaaagaaagaagaatttgaaaTTCCTTCCCATTGTGTAGCAAAAGTAATTCACGGAAGATAATCATGCAACACTGAATtgaaacatttctccttttaacTGAGTGTATCCTGGGTGTTTTCTTAGGTTGAGGCAACATCCCATGAAATCAATCTTCAGTACCTGAATAAAGCAGTGTCTGCGTATTTCAAGTGTCAAAAGGCAAATGTGTCAGAGCAGGCCAGTTCCAGCAGCACTGGTGCAGAGCAAAGGACAAGTGCCTCGtgcaagaggaggaaaagggaaggcagCAGTGAAAGAGAGGGCTGCAGTTTACTAACCCACGAACTTGGCTTTTCAACAATTAAAGCAGGAAATGTACAGGAAATACCTTTTGGGCCTCATCTTATTCAAGTTCTACCAGTGTCTCAAGAAACAAGCTCAATGGGCGCAGTTGCAGTTGGAAGTGACAGTAGAGATCTTCTGCATGAAAATGAAGGAGGACACATTGGAAAGTTACATTGCTCCAGGAAGCAACTGGTAATGAACAATGACCGTGAAACACCTGCACATCAAATGGATTCAGACAGCAGTCCAAATGCCTCACAAACAGCCCTTTCTACCGACGATTTGCTGGACTGCTTGGTTAATCCGCATGTCATCAGTTTAGTGGCCAGACTGCTGCTGGAAAGAAGAACAGTTTAATACTAGAGTGCTTTATCATTTCGggaataaagaaattaaatggcaGCCTTGTGTTTAAGGTGTATAAGCTTGGTAATAATTGAGTGTTtaatttcaagtaatttttagGTACAGGGATGGTTAATGTTTAAATGGCAGACTGAAGCTGAGCTGGAAGAAGAATAACTGGGTAATGACAgctgggaagagagagatgTATTTAGTCAGAGAGCTCCTCAGTGTTCTGAACAAAACGGAGCATACGCTGTTATAATCCCACCTTGTTGCGTGGATGGGATCTTTAAAGTGTTTTACAGCTCTGAGCTGTGAGACAAGTATGTCTTAGCCGCAAACTTGGGAGGGAGTGCTGGGATGTGGTCCCATAGCAGAGGGGGACCGAGCGGGAGAAGATGGACTGACTTTCTGGAGTCTGCAGTGGTCAAGAGGTGATCGATTGATCAGTTAGGGGAAACAGTCGTTAGGGGAAACAGCAGTTAGGGGAAACAGCAGTTAGGGGAAACAGTTAGTTAGGGGGAAACAGTTACTTAAGGGAAACAGTCGTTAGGGGAAACAGTCGTTAGGGGAAATGGTTAAGTTGTTAGGGGAAACAGTTGTTAGGGGAAACGGGAAACGGTTAGGGGAAATGGTTACTTTGTTAAGGGAAACAGTTGTTAGGGGAAACGGTTAGTTAGGGGAAATGGTTGTTAGGGAAACGATTGTTAGTTGGGGGGAAACAGTAGTTAGGAGAAACAGGGATAACAGTTAAGTTGTCAGGGGAAACGGTTGTTAGGGGAAACAGGGAAAACAGGCGAAACAGTTATGGGAAACGGTTAGTTAGGGGAAACGGGAAACGGTAAGGTAGTaacagttgtcaggggacacagttgtcaggggaaacAGTCGGGAAACAGTTGTTGGGGGAAAGAGATGTCGGGGGAAACAGTTTAcaggggacacagttgtcaAGGGACACAGGGGAAACAattgtcaggggacacagttgtaAGGGGACACATTTAATCAGGGAAACAATTGGGGAAACAGTCGTCAGGGGACACAGTTTTCAGAGGACACAGTTGGTCAGGTTAATCGGGTAAGCAGTTGTCAGGGCACACAGTTAATCGAGGAAACAGTTGTCAGGGGATACagtcaggggacacagttggTCAGGGGAAACAGTTAATCGGGAAAGACTCGTCAGGGGACACAGTCGTCAGGAGACACCACTGTCAGGGGAAACAGTGTCAGGGGAAATAtttgtcaggggacacagttgtcaggggaGACAGTCAGGGGACACAATTGGTCGGAGGAAACAGTTCTCAGGGGACACAGTTAATCGGGGAAACAGTTGTCAGGTGAGAGTGTTGTCAGGAGAAacagttgtcaggggaaacAGTCATCAGAGGAAggtgtcaggggacacagttgaCAGGGGACACATTTAATCGGGGAAacagttgtcaggggaaacACTCATCAGGGGACACAGTCGGTCAGGGGACGCAGTCGTCAGAGAATGGTGGTGTCAGGGGAAACAGTTGTTAGGGGACACAGTTGGTCAGGGAACACAGTTAATCAGGGAAACAGTTGTCCGGGGGAACAGTCGTCAGgggaaacatttttcagttgaCACAGTTAATTGGGGACACAgctgtcaggggacacagtCGGTCAGAGGACACTGTCGTCTGGGGACACCGCTGTCAGGGGACATAGCTGTCAGAGAAAGGtgttgtcaggggacacagttgtcaTGGGAAACAGTCGACGGGGGACACAGTCAACGGGGGACACAGTCAACGGGGGACACAGTTAATCGGGGAAAGAGTTGTCAGAGGAAACAATCGCCAGGGGACACAGTTAATTGAGGAAACAGTTGACAGGGGAAATGGTTGTCAAAGAACACAGTTGGTCAGGGGACACAGTTAATCAGGTAAACAGTTATCAGGTGAGAGTGTTGTCAGGAGAAACAGTTGCCAGGGAACACtgttgtcaggggacacagtcACCAGAGGAAGGTGTTGTTAGGGGACACAGTTGACAGGGGGACAGATGTCAGGAaacacagttgtcaggggacacagttaATCGAGGAAACAGTTGACAGGGGAAATGGTTGTCAAAGGACACGGTTGGTCAGGGGACACAGTCGTCATCAGAGACAGTTGTCAGGAACACAGTCGTCAGAGGAAGGTGTTGTCAGGGGAAACAGTTTATGGGGGATACAGTTAATCGGGGAAAGAGTTGTCAGGGGAAACACTCGTCAGGGGACACAGTCATCAGGGGACACCGCcgtcaggggacacagttgtcattggaaacagttttcaggGGACAGAGTGGTCAGGGGACACAGTCGGTCAGGGGACACAGCAGT includes:
- the HSPBAP1 gene encoding HSPB1-associated protein 1 isoform X2, whose amino-acid sequence is MSLEEPAVFCNMVGDWPALNWNAKYLSAVLDGKSIQFRLGLKTVDLVPQFETSCSYVKATLEEFLAWSCGQPCLSGPFSCYEYSKYWAYADYKYIARIFEDKPEVFQDIRWSDFGFPGRSGKESTLWIGSEGANTPCHLDSYGCNLVLQVQGRQKWHLFPPGDTSFLYPTRIPYEESSIFSKVNIANPDLKCFPKFRNATAHVVILSPGQVLLVPRHWWHYVESIDPITVSINSWIELDADHEARVEEAITRMLVCAIKSAENPSDGDCWLNPTEVEATSHEINLQYLNKAVSAYFKCQKANVSEQASSSSTGAEQRTSASCKRRKREGSSEREGCSLLTHELGFSTIKAGNVQEIPFGPHLIQVLPVSQETSSMGAVAVGSDSRDLLHENEGGHIGKLHCSRKQLVMNNDRETPAHQMDSDSSPNASQTALSTDDLLDCLVNPHVISLVARLLLERRTV
- the HSPBAP1 gene encoding HSPB1-associated protein 1 isoform X1; this translates as MAGALPGEDVKPFIPEKAKEIVMSLEEPAVFCNMVGDWPALNWNAKYLSAVLDGKSIQFRLGLKTVDLVPQFETSCSYVKATLEEFLAWSCGQPCLSGPFSCYEYSKYWAYADYKYIARIFEDKPEVFQDIRWSDFGFPGRSGKESTLWIGSEGANTPCHLDSYGCNLVLQVQGRQKWHLFPPGDTSFLYPTRIPYEESSIFSKVNIANPDLKCFPKFRNATAHVVILSPGQVLLVPRHWWHYVESIDPITVSINSWIELDADHEARVEEAITRMLVCAIKSAENPSDGDCWLNPTEVEATSHEINLQYLNKAVSAYFKCQKANVSEQASSSSTGAEQRTSASCKRRKREGSSEREGCSLLTHELGFSTIKAGNVQEIPFGPHLIQVLPVSQETSSMGAVAVGSDSRDLLHENEGGHIGKLHCSRKQLVMNNDRETPAHQMDSDSSPNASQTALSTDDLLDCLVNPHVISLVARLLLERRTV